ACGTAAAGCCGTAGCCGCAGGTGCCGACTACATTGGATTTGGTCCCATGTTCGAAACGATGTCGAAAGACAGCACCTATACGCCGCGCAACCGCGACGAATTTCGCCGCATCGTGCAAGAAATAACCGTGCCGATTTTTGTGATTGGCGGGGTAACGCGGGAGCGCTTCCGCGAGTTATTGATTGCGCCCCACGTTGGAGCCGCCGTCATTGGCGCCGTACNTCGAAGGGTTACTTGAAGAATGTCAGGCGTTGCGCGCGACGACGTAACGACTACGCCGTGGGCGCAACAAACGTCCGCGTGGCAAATTCGTTGTCCAGCATGAAGAGGCCACTTTTCTCTTTGCCGACCATTTTCAGGCGGTCGATCGCTTCGTTGACATTGGCTTCCTCTTCAATCTGTTCGGTCACAAACCACTGCAAGAAAATACGCGAGGCGTGATCTTTCTCTACGAAAGAAAGGTCACTTAACTCATTAAAGCGACGGGTCACTTCTTGTTCATGCTCAAGTGTTTTGGTGAACATTTCCAGTGGGCTGGCAAACGACTGCTCTGGCTCATTGATCGCTTGCAGATGTACCACGCCACCACGGTCAATAATGAATTGGTAAATCTTCATGGCGTGGAAAGTCTCTTCCTGATACTGCACCATGAACCAGTTTGAAAACCCTTTGAGGCCGATAGACGCACAGTGAGCCGACATCGAAAGGTAAAA
This genomic interval from Chrysiogenes arsenatis DSM 11915 contains the following:
- a CDS encoding ferritin; translation: MISKKMEKALNDQVNFELYSAYFYLSMSAHCASIGLKGFSNWFMVQYQEETFHAMKIYQFIIDRGGVVHLQAINEPEQSFASPLEMFTKTLEHEQEVTRRFNELSDLSFVEKDHASRIFLQWFVTEQIEEEANVNEAIDRLKMVGKEKSGLFMLDNEFATRTFVAPTA